In Neisseria perflava, the DNA window TACCATCGAGCCGATGGAGCGCATCGCGCAAATGGTGATTGTGCCGGTTGTCCAAGCTGCGTTTAAGGTTGTGGACGAGTTTGCCGCCAGCGAGCGCGGTGAAGGCGGATTCGGCAGCACTGGCAAAGCCTGATGATTTAAAAGGCCGTCTGTAACAGGATAAATTGAAATATTCGATTTCGGTTTGCCGCTGTTCAGACGGCCTTTTTGTTGTGCCAACCTTTGCATAATTACACACAAGATTGCATTTTTATATCTTGCCTGCATGGCCGGCGCACCTAATAATACAGGCCGTCTGAAACCTTTACGGAGCGTTGTTATGTCCCGCCCCTCACTTTTTCTGCCTTTGTTTTTGATTATCTTTGGTGCGATTTGGTTTTTACGTGCTACGGATATTTTGCCTGCGACATCAACCATGATTGCCGGCGCATTAATTATTTTGGGCTTTGCCGTGTTGATTATGGACGGCATCAATAAACAGTCCATCGTTTCCGGTCCGATGCTGGTTTATATCGGTACAGCCATTTATCTGCACATGAGCTACTGGATTTACCTCTCGCCGTTATTGGCCATCGGCATGGTCGTGTTGGGTTGCCTGCTGTTGCTCTCGCGTAGCGATATGATTCCTGAAAAACACACAAAATAGAAAGATGAGAGATTTGGGTTTTGCCCTATAAAGGCCGTCTGAACAATGGTATAATCCGCCGACTCAGACGGCCTTTTTTATTGTGGTTTAAATTTAAAATTTGCCCTTACGGCCGCACCGTTTTCTTACATTTTGCAAAGTTTCCGCCATGACTCAAGACAAAATCCTTATTCTCGACTTCGGCTCGCAAGTTACCCAGCTGATCGCCCGCCGCGTGCGCGAAGCCCACGTTTACTGCGAACTGCATTCTTTCGATATGCCTTTGGAAGAAATCAAAGCCTTCAACCCGAAAGGCATCATCCTCTCTGGCGGCCCTAATTCCGTTTACGAATCCGACTATCAAGCCGATACCGGCATCTTTGATTTGGGCATTCCGGTTTTGGGCATCTGCTACGGCATGCAATTTATGGCGCACCACTTGGGCGGCGAAGTTAGCCCGGGCAACCAACGCGAATTCGGTTATGCGCAAGTTAAAACCATCGACAGTGAGCTGACACGCGGCATTCAAGACGATACGCCCAACACGCTCGACGTATGGATGAGCCATGGCGATAAAGTTTCCAAACTGCCTACCGGCTTCTCTGTTATCGGCGACACCCCGTCTTGCCCAATTGCCATGATGGAAAACGCTGAGAAACAATTCTATGGCATCCAATTCCACCCTGAAGTGACCCACACCAAACAAGGTCGCGCGTTGTTAAACCGCTTTGTCTTGGATATTTGCGGCGCACAACCAAGCTGGACCATGCCGAACTACATCGAAGAAGCCGTTGCCAAAATCCGCGAACAAGTCGGCAGCGACGAAGTGATTTTAGGTTTGTCCGGCGGCGTGGACTCTTCCGTAGCGGCCGCGCTGATTCATCGTGCCATCGGCGACCAACTGACCTGCGTGTTTGTTGACCACGGTCTGTTGCGTTTGAACGAAGGCAAAATGGTGATGGACATGTTTGCCCGCAACTTAGGAGTACGCGTGATTCACGTTGATGCCGAAGAGCAGTTTTTGGCGAAACTTGCCGGCGTGACCGATCCGGAGAAAAAACGCAAAATCATCGGTGCGGAATTTATCGAAGTATTTGACGCTGAAGAGAAAAAACTCACTAACGCCAAATGGTTGGCGCAAGGTACGATTTACCCTGACGTAATCGAATCCGCAGGCGCGAAAACCAAAAAAGCCCATGCCATCAAATCCCACCACAATGTCGGCGGCCTGCCTGAAAACATGAAGCTCAAATTGCTTGAGCCGTTGCGCGACTTGTTCAAAGACGAAGTACGCGAATTGGGCGTCGCTTTGGGTCTGCCGCGTGAAATGGTGTACCGTCATCCGTTCCCGGGCCCAGGTTTGGGTGTGCGTATCTTGGGCGAAGTGAAAAAAGAATACGCCGACTTGCTCCGTCAAGCAGACGATATTTTCATTCAAGAATTGCGCAATACTACCGATGAAAACGGCACATCTTGGTACGATCTGACCAGCCAAGCCTTTGCCGTATTCCTGCCTGTGAAATCCGTCGGCGTAATGGGCGACGGCCGTACTTACGATTATGTCGTAGCTTTGCGTGCCGTGATTACCAGCGACTTTATGACTGCCCACTGGGCTGAGCTGCCATACTCGCTGCTTGGTCGAGTGTCCAACCGCATCATCAACGAAGTCAAAGGCATCAACCGCGTGGTTTATGATGTCAGCGGCAAACCGCCTGCCACGATTGAATGGGAATAATCCCTAAAAAATAAAGGCCGTCTGAACAGATATTGTTCAGACGGCCTTATTCTTTAGGGAGTAAGCCCAATTAAAATTGATTTTTTAATTCACGCAAGGCGGCGAAGACTTCGAGTTCGCTGTTTAATTTTCGTCCGCTCAATTCTTCGGCGCGTGCCTGAACTTGGGGCAGGTGTACGCGGAAAAATGGATTGACTTTGCGTTCGTGTGCCAGGCTGACGGGCAGTGTCGGCGTGTGTTCGGCTGCGGCCAAGGCCGTCTGAATGTCGGCATTGTCCGGCTCGATATGCTGGGCAAAGCGCAGATTGGAGGCGGTGTATTCGTGCGCCGGATAAAACAGCGTTTCTTCGGGCAGCTGGTTGAATCGGTGGAAGCTGTCGTAAAGCTGCTCGATTGTGCCGGTAAATACGCGGCCGCAACCAGCGGAGAACAAGGTATCGCCGCAGAAAACGTGCAGGCCGTCTGAATTTTCCAGCAGATAGCTGATGTGGCGGTCGGTATGGCCGGGGGTTGCCCAAACGGTAACCAAGCCTTCGCCAAACGGGAACTGCGTACCTGCGGTGACGGTATGCGTCGCTACGTCGATGTCACTTTCGCCATAGATTGGGGATTCTAAAAAGCCGTGGAACAGGCTTTTTGCGCCGCCGGTATGGTCGGGATGCGGATGGGTAATCCATGTTTGCGCCAGCATCAGGCGGTTGTGGACGAGGAATTTCAAAACGGGCGTGGCATCGGACGGATCGACGCAGGCAGCATGGTTGCCTTCTTGAATCATCCAGATGTAGTTGTCGTTTAGGGCTTGGATTGGCGT includes these proteins:
- the gloB gene encoding hydroxyacylglutathione hydrolase, giving the protein MKITPIQALNDNYIWMIQEGNHAACVDPSDATPVLKFLVHNRLMLAQTWITHPHPDHTGGAKSLFHGFLESPIYGESDIDVATHTVTAGTQFPFGEGLVTVWATPGHTDRHISYLLENSDGLHVFCGDTLFSAGCGRVFTGTIEQLYDSFHRFNQLPEETLFYPAHEYTASNLRFAQHIEPDNADIQTALAAAEHTPTLPVSLAHERKVNPFFRVHLPQVQARAEELSGRKLNSELEVFAALRELKNQF
- the guaA gene encoding glutamine-hydrolyzing GMP synthase, with the translated sequence MTQDKILILDFGSQVTQLIARRVREAHVYCELHSFDMPLEEIKAFNPKGIILSGGPNSVYESDYQADTGIFDLGIPVLGICYGMQFMAHHLGGEVSPGNQREFGYAQVKTIDSELTRGIQDDTPNTLDVWMSHGDKVSKLPTGFSVIGDTPSCPIAMMENAEKQFYGIQFHPEVTHTKQGRALLNRFVLDICGAQPSWTMPNYIEEAVAKIREQVGSDEVILGLSGGVDSSVAAALIHRAIGDQLTCVFVDHGLLRLNEGKMVMDMFARNLGVRVIHVDAEEQFLAKLAGVTDPEKKRKIIGAEFIEVFDAEEKKLTNAKWLAQGTIYPDVIESAGAKTKKAHAIKSHHNVGGLPENMKLKLLEPLRDLFKDEVRELGVALGLPREMVYRHPFPGPGLGVRILGEVKKEYADLLRQADDIFIQELRNTTDENGTSWYDLTSQAFAVFLPVKSVGVMGDGRTYDYVVALRAVITSDFMTAHWAELPYSLLGRVSNRIINEVKGINRVVYDVSGKPPATIEWE